From the Primulina tabacum isolate GXHZ01 chromosome 3, ASM2559414v2, whole genome shotgun sequence genome, one window contains:
- the LOC142538738 gene encoding uncharacterized protein LOC142538738, whose amino-acid sequence MNSQSSRSNQTFKKPNQSGGPSKGPSPTSSYKDIKHFPTCHLRHLGECRKNSGVCFGCGKAGHRIAECPTAANQAAGLSKGTGPNSGANPNKPKESKPNARVFAMTQEEADDANEVVSGTILIQKVPAYALFDCGATHSFLSKRFAKKLGLKPKLLAEPFRIATPTSKAIETQEIHRDCLISIGNQTFSADLIQLVMADFDIILGMDWLARNNAIVDCKGKRVKLRTPNQEEIVYHGKSKDWKSLLSASQAWKAMKSGEDIYLAMVSEVQGEVELKIEDIPIVREFPDVFPEELPGAVPDREVEFEINLVPGAAPILKAPYRMAPAELKELKEQLQELLDKRQVRPSVSPWGAPVRAEDIPKRAFQTRYEHYEFTVMPFGLTNAPAAFMDLMNRVFKPFLDQFIVVFIDDKLVYSLNEKDHEEHLRIVLQTLREKELYAKFKKCEFWLNSVSFLRHVISASGVSVDPRNVEAITEWPKPKNTTDIRSFLGLAGYYRKFVEGFSSIAIPLTKLTQKNSKFVRTKVARKVFRH is encoded by the exons ATGAATAGTCAGTCCTCACGCAGCAATCAGACTTTCAAGAAGCCTAACCAGTCCGGTGGACCATCTAAAGGGCCTTCGCCTACCTCAAGCTACAAGGATATTAAGCATTTCCCAACTTGTCACTTACGACACCTGGGAGAATGCCGAAAAAACAGTGGTGTATGCTTCGGATGTGGGAAAGCGGGACACCGAATTGCCGAATGCCCTACTGCCGCCAACCAAGCCGCCGGGCTCAGTAAGGGAACTGGGCCAAATTCAGGAGCTAACCCCAACAAGCCAAAGGAAAGCAAGCCTAACGCCAGGGTCTTTGCTATGACTCAAGAAGAGGCCGACGACGCCAATGAAGTCGTGTCAGGTACCATCCTAATTCAAAAAGTGCCTGCTTATGcattatttgattgtggtgctacgcattctTTCTTATCTAAGAGATTTGCTAAGAAACTAGGACTTAAGCCCAAATTATTAGCTGAACCTTTTCGAATAGCCACACCGACAAGTAAGGCCATCGAAACTCAAGAGATTCACAGGGACTGTTTAATCAGTATCGGTAATCAGACTTTCAGTGCAGACTTGATACAATTAGTTATGGCCGACTTCGACATCATtctaggaatggattggttagccagaAACAATGCAATAGTGGACTGTAAAGGGAAAAGAGTTAAGCTCCGAACCCCAAATCAGGAAGAGATCGTGTATCATGGTAAATCCAAGGATTGGAAATCACTCCTTTCCGCTTCCCAAGCATGGAAAGCCATGAAGTCCGGAGAAGATATCTACCTAGCAATGGTTAGCGAAGTGCAGGGAGAAGTCGAACTGAAGATTGAAGACATACCGATAGTACGTGAGTTCCCAGATGTTTTTCCAGAAGAACTCCCAGGGGCAGTCCCGGACCGCGAAGTTGAGTTCGAAATCAATCTGGTTCCTGGTGCAGCACCAATTTTGAAAGCACCTTACAGGATGGCGCCAGCAGAACTCAAGGAGTTAaaggaacaactccaagaattgctggACAAAAGGCAAGTCCGGCCAAGTGTGTCCccatggggagctcca gtcagggctgaagatatTCCCAAAAGAGCTTTTCAGACAAGATATGAGCATTATGAGTtcacagtgatgccttttggactGACCAACGCGCCTGCAGCCTTCatggacctaatgaacagaGTATTCAAACCGTTCCTGGATCAGTTCATAGTGGTATTTATTGACGACAAACTCGTCTATTCCTTAAACGAGAAAGATCACGAAGAGCATCTCCGCATTGTACTTCAGACTTTGAGAGAGAAGGAACTCTATGCtaagtttaagaaatgtgagttctggctaaACAGTGTATCCTTTTTAAGGCACGTGATCTCTGCATcaggagtatcagtggatcccaggAATGTGGAAGCAATTACAGAGTGGCCAAAACCTAAGAACACCACCGATATCAGGAGCTTCCTTGGACTGGCAGGTTATTACAGAAAGTTTGTCGAAGGGTTTTCTTCGATTGCCATACCACTGACTAAACTCACTCAGAAGAATTCCAAGTTCGTCAGGACGAAGGTTGCGAGAAAAGTTTTCAGACATTAA